In Acidobacteriota bacterium, a genomic segment contains:
- a CDS encoding FmdE family protein, which yields MESLDELLQRAEQSHGHMCAGQVLGVRMAMLGCRAVGIEDPRGADRKNLIVFVEIDRCAADAVNTVTGCRLGKRTLKFFDYGKLASTFLNVKTGEAVRVVALDSSREAADCAFPEIENKYQRQLRAYKLLPDEELFKLESVRVSLPPQDQPGRPVSRVLCDECGEGINDRREVLHDGRTICRACAGEAYYSRL from the coding sequence ATGGAGTCGCTCGACGAACTTCTTCAACGAGCCGAACAATCTCATGGGCATATGTGCGCCGGGCAGGTGCTTGGCGTGCGGATGGCGATGCTCGGATGCCGCGCGGTTGGCATAGAAGACCCACGCGGCGCCGACCGCAAGAATCTGATCGTATTCGTCGAGATAGACCGATGTGCCGCCGATGCGGTCAACACTGTCACCGGGTGCAGGCTTGGCAAACGCACGTTGAAGTTCTTCGACTATGGCAAGCTTGCCTCGACGTTTCTTAACGTCAAGACCGGTGAAGCCGTGCGCGTCGTCGCGCTCGACTCATCACGCGAGGCGGCCGACTGCGCTTTCCCCGAGATCGAAAACAAATACCAGCGTCAGCTTCGCGCTTACAAGCTGCTGCCCGATGAGGAACTCTTCAAACTCGAAAGCGTCCGAGTGAGCCTCCCACCACAGGATCAGCCTGGAAGGCCGGTTTCAAGGGTGCTGTGTGATGAGTGCGGCGAAGGAATCAACGACCGCCGCGAAGTCTTACACGACGGCCGAACGATCTG
- a CDS encoding DUF1343 domain-containing protein, with the protein MVKTGLEIILESKLGLLDAARVGLIVNPASIDSRFRHAADLFHQHPRINLTALFGPQHGIRGETQDNMIEWRTFRDKRTGLPAYSLYGETRKPSAEMLAGVDVLVFDIQDAGTRVYTFIYTMALAMEAARELGKRFIVLDRPNPINGVQMEANVLESEFQSFVGMFPIPMRHGMTIGELALMFNREFGIGCELEVVEMEGWRREMWYQDTELPWVMPSPNMPTVDTAVVYPGSVMIEGTNLSEGRGATRPFEIIGAPFIDPWELVEELKQDNLPGVVFRPLHFEPAFHKFANDLCGGVQIHVTDRSAYKPVITGVAIVSTIRRLYPDHFEWKQPPYEYVYDKLPFDVINGSSSLREQIEEGSAVAEIEESWSVGLNEFAARRETYLLYD; encoded by the coding sequence ATGGTAAAGACTGGACTCGAAATAATCCTCGAATCGAAGCTCGGTTTGCTCGACGCCGCGCGAGTGGGGCTGATCGTCAACCCCGCGTCGATTGACTCACGCTTCCGGCACGCTGCGGATTTATTTCATCAACATCCTCGAATCAATCTCACCGCGCTCTTCGGCCCGCAGCACGGCATTCGTGGCGAAACTCAAGACAACATGATCGAGTGGCGAACGTTCCGCGATAAGCGGACGGGGCTGCCCGCTTATTCGCTCTACGGCGAGACGCGAAAGCCTTCCGCTGAAATGCTCGCGGGCGTTGACGTCCTTGTCTTCGACATCCAGGACGCCGGCACGCGCGTCTACACCTTCATCTACACGATGGCGCTGGCAATGGAGGCGGCGCGCGAACTCGGCAAACGATTCATCGTGCTCGATCGGCCCAATCCTATCAACGGAGTTCAGATGGAAGCCAACGTGCTCGAATCTGAGTTTCAATCGTTCGTCGGGATGTTCCCGATCCCGATGCGTCACGGCATGACGATTGGCGAGCTGGCGTTGATGTTCAATCGGGAATTCGGAATCGGCTGCGAGCTTGAGGTAGTCGAGATGGAAGGCTGGCGCCGCGAGATGTGGTATCAAGACACCGAGCTTCCCTGGGTAATGCCTTCGCCGAACATGCCCACGGTCGATACCGCGGTCGTCTACCCCGGCAGCGTGATGATCGAAGGCACGAACCTCTCCGAGGGGCGAGGCGCCACTCGACCGTTTGAGATCATTGGCGCGCCTTTCATCGATCCCTGGGAGCTGGTCGAGGAGTTGAAACAAGACAACCTCCCCGGCGTGGTGTTTCGTCCGCTCCATTTCGAACCGGCGTTTCACAAATTCGCCAATGATCTTTGCGGGGGCGTTCAGATTCACGTGACTGATCGGAGCGCATACAAGCCTGTCATCACCGGCGTGGCGATCGTCAGTACAATTCGTCGCCTCTATCCTGATCATTTCGAGTGGAAGCAACCGCCGTATGAGTACGTCTACGACAAGCTTCCGTTTGATGTGATCAACGGAAGCTCGAGCCTACGCGAGCAGATAGAAGAAGGAAGCGCGGTGGCCGAGATCGAAGAGAGTTGGAGCGTGGGTTTGAATGAATTCGCCGCGCGGCGCGAAACTTATCTTCTATACGACTAG